In Erythrobacter litoralis HTCC2594, a single genomic region encodes these proteins:
- a CDS encoding sulfite exporter TauE/SafE family protein, which yields MFDAIAPLAADLLPFILVGFAAQIIDGALGMAFGVITQTMLVSALGVPPATASASVHLVEVFTTGTSGASHLWRKNINWPLFWRLVPAGVIAGVLGAYVLSNVDASAAKPVVMLYLAAIGVFLFYKAIFFGRWPRFQDPRFTRPLAFIGGFLDSAGGGGWGPVVTSNLLVQGGDPRTTIGTVNSAEFLLTLAVSITFLATLGVSAFSHAVIGLIIGGVAAAPIGAILTSRINARLLLFMVATVLTATSLFTVARSWIL from the coding sequence ATGTTCGATGCGATTGCGCCGCTAGCGGCAGACTTGCTCCCCTTTATTCTCGTTGGGTTCGCTGCGCAGATCATCGATGGTGCGCTCGGCATGGCATTCGGGGTCATCACTCAGACCATGTTGGTCAGCGCTTTGGGTGTCCCACCAGCAACTGCTTCGGCGAGCGTCCATCTCGTGGAGGTGTTCACGACCGGCACTTCCGGCGCGAGCCATTTGTGGCGAAAGAACATCAACTGGCCGCTTTTCTGGCGCCTTGTTCCTGCTGGCGTCATCGCTGGCGTGCTGGGTGCGTATGTCCTGTCCAACGTGGATGCTTCGGCAGCGAAGCCGGTGGTCATGCTCTACCTCGCTGCGATCGGTGTCTTCCTTTTCTACAAGGCGATCTTTTTCGGGCGCTGGCCGCGATTTCAGGATCCGCGTTTCACCAGACCGCTCGCATTTATCGGTGGGTTTCTCGACAGCGCCGGCGGCGGTGGTTGGGGCCCTGTCGTGACCTCGAACCTGCTGGTGCAGGGCGGTGATCCTCGCACGACGATCGGCACTGTCAATTCGGCTGAATTCCTTTTGACCCTGGCCGTATCGATAACCTTTCTGGCTACGCTGGGCGTTTCGGCATTCAGCCACGCCGTCATCGGTCTGATCATAGGTGGCGTCGCAGCAGCGCCGATCGGGGCAATTCTGACAAGCCGGATCAATGCAAGGTTGCTACTTTTCATGGTCGCAACGGTGTTGACGGCTACCAGTCTTTTCACTGTCGCCAGATCATGGATCCTTTGA
- a CDS encoding DUF4402 domain-containing protein, with the protein MKNRIASLLRRSALVLILAMGFAMPAQANSDDALGSANVTIASPLQITNTQGLDFGQLIPTGGGVAVATINARNGARSANANMTLHGAQGDRATFTVVGEPLSTFQVLVAGPVIFLSGPGLTMTVDRLRVSANGGPQQLFASSFVVPLSGTMELGVGGRLTASPTQARGVYSGNFTVIAVHN; encoded by the coding sequence GTGAAAAACCGCATCGCATCCCTTTTGCGCCGCAGCGCACTGGTCCTGATCCTCGCCATGGGTTTTGCCATGCCGGCGCAGGCCAACAGCGACGATGCGCTCGGCAGCGCCAATGTGACGATTGCGTCGCCGCTGCAGATCACCAACACGCAGGGCCTCGATTTCGGGCAGCTCATCCCGACAGGCGGCGGTGTTGCGGTCGCGACCATCAATGCGCGCAACGGGGCCCGCAGCGCCAATGCCAACATGACGCTGCACGGCGCGCAGGGTGATCGCGCGACCTTTACCGTAGTCGGCGAACCGCTCAGCACCTTCCAGGTCCTGGTCGCAGGGCCGGTGATCTTCCTGAGCGGCCCGGGCCTGACCATGACGGTCGACCGGCTCCGCGTCAGCGCCAATGGCGGGCCGCAACAATTGTTCGCCAGCAGCTTTGTCGTCCCCCTCAGCGGTACGATGGAACTGGGCGTGGGCGGCCGCCTCACCGCTTCTCCGACACAGGCGCGCGGCGTCTATTCCGGCAATTTCACGGTTATCGCCGTTCACAACTGA
- a CDS encoding VOC family protein, translated as MPTGTLEHANVTVSDPDRSSQLMQDLCGWHERWRGKSQFGGNTIHVGDDAHYIAFYTSGAVAERYAKGQPLNHLAVVVDDLDGAEKVVADAGLEPFGHDDYDPGRRFYFFDWDGIEFEVVSYR; from the coding sequence ATGCCCACAGGAACTCTCGAACACGCCAATGTCACCGTCAGCGATCCCGACCGGTCCTCGCAATTGATGCAGGACCTGTGCGGCTGGCACGAACGCTGGCGCGGCAAATCGCAATTCGGCGGCAATACGATCCATGTCGGCGACGATGCGCATTACATCGCCTTCTACACCTCAGGCGCAGTGGCCGAGCGCTATGCGAAGGGCCAGCCGCTCAATCACCTGGCTGTAGTGGTCGACGATCTCGACGGGGCGGAGAAAGTGGTCGCCGATGCCGGCCTCGAACCCTTCGGCCACGACGATTATGACCCGGGGCGGCGGTTCTATTTCTTCGACTGGGACGGGATCGAGTTCGAGGTGGTGAGTTACCGGTAG
- the soxR gene encoding redox-sensitive transcriptional activator SoxR encodes MKANDLLPIGELARRTGLSVSAIRYYEDKGLVEALRTGGNQRRFLRGDIRRLSFILIAQRLGLSLAEIEDQLARLPQGRNPTARDWKRISTAIRGQLDARIAELERARDRLDGCIGCGCLSLKHCALYNPDDALAAEGAGPRHVLDP; translated from the coding sequence ATGAAAGCGAACGATCTTCTGCCCATCGGCGAACTTGCGCGGCGGACCGGCCTCTCGGTATCCGCGATCCGCTATTACGAGGACAAGGGCCTGGTCGAAGCGCTGCGTACCGGCGGCAACCAGCGCCGCTTCCTGCGCGGCGACATCCGGCGACTAAGTTTTATCCTGATCGCCCAGCGGCTGGGCTTGTCGCTGGCCGAGATCGAAGACCAGCTCGCGCGCCTGCCGCAGGGTCGCAATCCGACCGCGCGCGACTGGAAGCGGATCAGCACCGCCATCCGCGGCCAGCTCGATGCGCGCATTGCGGAACTGGAGCGGGCCCGCGACCGGCTCGACGGGTGCATCGGCTGCGGCTGCCTGAGCCTGAAGCACTGCGCGCTCTACAATCCGGACGATGCGCTGGCCGCCGAGGGCGCGGGGCCGCGCCACGTGCTCGATCCTTAA
- a CDS encoding DUF4402 domain-containing protein translates to MGLVLATAMSAAPALAQDASTQGSASVAIAEPLSITKVRDLDFGQIIPNGTGIARVRINSSNGNRSANANATLIGTRGDRATFTVVGEPRTQVNLSVAGPVISLSGPGATITVDRLRASRNNGGQRSLPRTFRIPRSGSMTIGFGGRLNAAPDQAPGIYSGDFELTVVYQ, encoded by the coding sequence ATGGGGCTCGTCCTGGCGACCGCGATGTCGGCCGCGCCCGCGCTTGCCCAAGATGCCAGCACGCAAGGAAGCGCGAGCGTCGCTATCGCCGAACCGTTGAGCATCACCAAGGTTCGCGATCTCGACTTCGGGCAGATCATCCCCAATGGCACAGGCATCGCCCGCGTGCGTATCAACTCCAGCAACGGCAATCGAAGCGCTAATGCCAATGCGACCCTGATCGGCACGCGCGGCGACCGGGCGACCTTCACGGTCGTCGGCGAGCCGCGCACGCAGGTGAACCTGTCGGTCGCTGGCCCCGTCATTTCTCTGAGCGGTCCGGGAGCGACCATCACCGTCGATCGACTGCGCGCCAGCCGCAACAATGGCGGCCAGCGCAGCCTGCCGCGCACCTTCCGCATCCCGCGCAGCGGCAGCATGACCATTGGCTTCGGCGGGCGGCTCAATGCCGCTCCCGACCAGGCACCGGGGATTTACTCAGGCGATTTCGAGCTGACGGTCGTCTACCAATAG
- a CDS encoding lipid II flippase Amj family protein: protein MDTNLTAVLCLAFVINLIGALAYAARIAGVRTGRIAMSFALFNVLLLVSRLSNGFLAPLVAKRVENSLTGRIATNLESDFRLILLSAFIGVLAGLVMVPTAQRVFVRAIEAVQPRQSLAKTLLRGVSPGGLRILRTSLSMPARASVGKEKPRELTWGILAANGVAQALLVVGVFAAIYAGYLNPEYRVTASQLSAVVNGFATILLFLFIDPHLSVLTDDVVDGKQSEPSFRRAVAWISLSRLGGTLLAQALFLPAAIAIVWVADLI from the coding sequence ATGGATACCAATCTGACTGCGGTGCTATGCCTCGCTTTCGTTATCAATCTTATTGGCGCACTAGCCTACGCGGCACGCATTGCTGGCGTACGAACCGGGCGGATCGCGATGAGCTTCGCCTTGTTCAATGTGCTGCTCCTTGTATCGAGGTTATCGAACGGCTTCTTGGCGCCCTTGGTCGCCAAGCGCGTCGAGAACAGTCTCACCGGCCGGATTGCAACGAACCTTGAATCAGACTTCAGGCTGATCCTCTTGTCGGCATTCATCGGCGTACTGGCGGGGCTTGTCATGGTCCCCACGGCACAACGTGTATTCGTGCGTGCCATCGAGGCGGTGCAGCCGAGGCAATCATTGGCAAAGACACTTTTGAGAGGAGTTTCGCCGGGTGGTTTGCGCATTCTGCGAACTTCGCTCTCCATGCCGGCTCGAGCATCTGTCGGAAAGGAAAAACCGCGAGAGCTAACGTGGGGCATCCTGGCGGCCAATGGCGTGGCGCAAGCCTTGCTCGTGGTCGGCGTATTTGCCGCGATCTACGCGGGCTACCTCAATCCCGAATACCGGGTGACGGCTTCGCAACTGTCGGCCGTCGTCAACGGATTTGCGACCATCTTGTTATTTCTTTTCATCGACCCGCACCTTTCGGTTCTCACCGATGATGTTGTCGATGGCAAGCAATCGGAACCGAGCTTCCGCCGCGCAGTAGCTTGGATCTCGCTTAGTCGCCTCGGTGGGACACTGCTCGCGCAAGCCCTTTTCTTGCCCGCTGCGATTGCAATCGTTTGGGTCGCAGACTTGATTTGA
- a CDS encoding SixA phosphatase family protein: MKTLGLLRHAKSDWDDMSKRDFDRGLNARGRRGAALMGAHIREGEQSWDVVLASPAERVKRTLESAELGVSPQFDQRLYLSSAETMIDVVQEKAGDADSVLIVAHNPGMQEMLLKLIAPSNENALFDEASVKFPTAAYAVIELDIESWKELGGEDGTLTLFTRPRDLDAELGPEH; the protein is encoded by the coding sequence ATGAAAACCTTGGGCCTGCTGCGCCACGCCAAGTCGGACTGGGACGATATGTCCAAGCGCGATTTCGACCGCGGGCTCAACGCGCGCGGGCGGCGCGGGGCGGCGCTGATGGGCGCGCATATCCGCGAGGGCGAGCAGTCTTGGGACGTGGTGCTCGCGAGCCCCGCCGAACGGGTGAAGCGCACGCTCGAATCGGCCGAGCTTGGCGTCTCGCCGCAGTTCGACCAGCGGCTCTATCTCTCCAGCGCGGAGACGATGATCGACGTCGTCCAGGAAAAGGCCGGGGATGCCGACAGCGTCCTGATCGTCGCGCATAATCCCGGCATGCAGGAAATGCTGCTCAAGCTGATCGCGCCGAGCAATGAGAACGCGCTGTTCGACGAAGCGAGTGTCAAGTTCCCGACCGCGGCCTATGCGGTGATCGAACTCGATATCGAAAGCTGGAAAGAGCTAGGCGGCGAAGACGGCACGCTCACGCTTTTCACCCGCCCACGCGATCTCGATGCGGAGCTGGGGCCGGAGCACTAG